A window of the Lactuca sativa cultivar Salinas chromosome 7, Lsat_Salinas_v11, whole genome shotgun sequence genome harbors these coding sequences:
- the LOC111890933 gene encoding 15.4 kDa class V heat shock protein: MEFSTFPPSWHSFFTSPLLFPYQFIPGNYVHWTETPESHIYSADIPGVKKEEICVEVEDSRYLIIRTESADDTVMTPGGRTFMKKFRLPDTIDVNGISACYENGVLTVTVPRSFVRRGFYIEPADLPQHTEVLARAA; this comes from the exons ATGGAGTTTTCAACATTTCCCCCTTCTTGGCACTCCTTTTTCACCTCCCCTCTCCTCTTTCCATACCAATTCATCCCGGGAAACTACGTTCATTGGACCGAAACCCCGGAATCCCACATTTACTCTGCGGATATCCCCG GGGTTAAGAAGGAGGAAATATGTGTGGAAGTTGAGGACTCAAGGTACCTAATTATCCGTACAGAATCTGCTGACGATACGGTGATGACACCTGGCGGTCGTACTTTTATGAAAAAATTCAGGTTGCCAGATACAATTGATGTCAACGGGATTTCTGCTTGTTATGAGAACGGGGTGTTAACGGTAACTGTTCCAAGATCTTTTGTCAGAAGGGGGTTTTATATCGAACCAGCTGATCTGCCTCAACACACTGAAGTTCTTGCTAGAGCTGCTTGA